The nucleotide window AGCGGCCCACAGCGTGGGCATTTTCCGCCTCTGGCGCGACGCGGGCTACGCCATCGGCGCCCTGCTGACCGGCGTGCTGGCCGATACGCTGGGCCTGGGGGCCGCCCTGGCGGCCATCGGAGGGCTGACGGTACTCTCCTCGCTCGTCATTCGCCGCCGCATGTACTGCCTGCCCGCGCCGGATAGCATAGATACCGCCACTGGCGGTTGCACCCGGCCCGCGCAAACCTTTCGGCTGAACAGTACGCAACTGGTCCGCCCGCTAAGCCCCCACCCGTTCTGGTCCTTACTACGCTGCGCGTGAAAACGGCCCCGGTCCCCGTCTGCTGCATCGACTCCTATCCGGAAGGCCACGGAAAGTTGTAATAGCTGGTTTTTTGTTTGAGGTAGTCCTGCCTTACCAACTCCCTAGCTCACCCATTACCAGCACGTGGTGGCCGTTATGCGGGCCTACCTAACCCAGCACCGGCCCATGGTCGTTCATCCGCACGCGACGTTCGTAGTGGTATAGTGCTTGGGGTAGCCTGGGCTTTCGCTATACTGCTCCCGCATGCCTGTACTTTCCCCATCACCACCTAACTACGACCAGCAGGGCCTGGCCGCGGCCCGCACCCGCATGGCCAACGAGCGCACGTTTCTCACCTACATGCGTACCAGCCTGGCTATGCTGGGCTTCGGCCTGGCCCTCATCCAGCTCCATCCGGTGCGCGCGGGGTCGTTGGGCTACTGGGCGGTTGGTGCCGCCGGCGTTGTGCTGCTCACCGGGTGGCTGCGCTTCCGGATGCGGCAGCGGGAAATTGAAGAGTGCCGGATAGCAGTCAATGCTTCTGAAACTAGTCTCCCCCCTCATTAGCTAGTGAGCTTCTCAACGCACGGCACCCAGCAAACCCTACCACCGGGGGCTGGTCCGGGGACGGTTTTCCTGAGTTAGGGGCTTGGGCACTTGCAGCAGCTGTGCCGCTTGGCGTAGCTGCGTTACGGCGGGGCTGGTTTTCAGCGTGTCCAGCGTATCCACCACCGCCAGCACCCTTGCGATATTCTCCTGGTTGATACCCGTCAGCGCTGGCCGGGTCAGCAGCTGCTTGCTGACTTCCTGCAACCGGGCGGCCTCCAAGCCGGCGGCGCACACGCGCAGCTCGCGGACTACTTGCCGCGCCGCCTCGATGAAGTCCTGACGGGCCTGGTCACGGGCGGGGGAGTCACTGGGCCGCAACGGGGGCCAGCCTGGCGCTCCTGCTCCCGAACGGCCGCCAGCTGCCGACGCTCCACCGCGTCCTGCCCGGATTCAACCACCGTCACCTGTGGATTCTGCCCGAGCGCATCCAGCGCGTCGCTGATGGCCGGCAACTCGGGTGATTGGACGGGGTAGCGCAAGGTCAGTTCCGTCAGTATTTCGCGGGCTGCGCCGGGCGAATGCCGGGTAGCGTGGTCGATGTGCAGGCCGATGCGCTCCAGGTTTTCGCGCAGGGCGGGCAGCAGCGCCGCTTCGTCCCGGCTTTCGCGCAGCTCTACCACGAGCAGCCGCTCCCCCTGGGTCCGGGCCTCGGCTTGGGCCTGGTGCAGCTGGGCAATCTTCCCGCTGCCGCTTATTTCCGGGTTGTCCCAGTGCTGCTGGCCGAAGCCGTACTGGTCCTCGTCCACTTCGCCCAGCTCGCGCCGCACCACCTGCTGCAGCTGGTCCTGCTTTAGATCCTGGTTCCAGTCCTTGCCCTGGCTTTTCACCAGCTCCACCCGGTGCTCGAAGGCCAGCGTCTGGCTGGCCGCCTGGTTGAAGGCATGCAGTGCCCCGGCGCTCATGGGCAGGTGAAACTGGTAGGTGTGGGCGCCCAGCTTCTGGGAGTGTATCAGCTCATCGCGCAGGGTCGGGCTCGTGGCCGGCGTACCGGGGGCTCCATTAGCCTGGCTAAACTGCTGCCTTGTCTGCTCGTTGTAAGCCTGCAGCTGCCGGCTCAGTGCCTGCACGCCGGCCGGCTGGGGCGCCACGATTTCGACGGTCAGTTGGTGCTCATGCTCGCGCACCACCTTCATTGGGTTCTGGTCGCTGGCCAGGCCCGCCAGCAGCCGCATATCGAAGTGGTGGCCCTGGGTGTCATTGTCGAACGCGGCCCGGATGGCCGGAATCTGCTCCTCACGCAGCAGCCGCTTCAGCTCGAAAATCTTGTTCTGGGTGAGCGTCCCGGCAGTGGAAGCGTAGAGGGCGCTTTCCTGGGGTGCAGCTGCGCGTAGGACAGCGTATCGAGGGCCGACTCGCTGACCACGAGCACCGTGGCGGGCCGGCCCTCGGGCAGCCGGCTCAGCCATAATGAGCGGGAAAACTGGCTTTCCGGCGCCTGTCCCTTGAAGCCCACGCCCTTCAGCTCCAGTCCCACTACCCGCCCCTCGTGGTAGGCCGGGAAGGCCGTGTTGACGAAGGTCTTGGGCGGCAGGCCGGCCCGCTGCACGGAGTGCCGGTGGTTGAGAATGCGCCCGACGAACTGCGGGTGCCGCAGCGTAAGCTGGCTGATGCCCCGCCCTTCGAGGTACGTGGTGTCTTCCAGCGGCCGGCAGTCCTTGGTGAAGATGCTGTGGAACTTCTCGCCGGGCGCGGTTTCGGCAATGGGCGGTAAATCGAGCCGGGGCCGCTGCGACTCGGGCAGGTTCAGGTAGGCGCGGAAGTGGTCGTTGACGGCCTGCCACAGACTGCGGCCCGGCGCCTGGGCAATGCCGGCAATACGTCCCGAGCTTACCCGGTTCTTCATCCAGTCGATGACGCTGCCCTTGTCGCGGTCATCCTGGGCGTTGAAGTACATCCAGTCGCCGCCCCGGCCCTTGAACACGACCAGGGTATCATCGCCCTCGAATACGTGCCATTTGCCCCGGCCCAGGTGCTCCCCTTTTTTGAGGGTGTAGCCGAAATGGCTCAATAGCTCGGGCAACTCCACCTGCTCCTTGATTTTCTGAAAAGTCAGCTCGTGTTCCATGGCTTGGGGATGGGTTAGATCGGGGACAGCCCAGAAAAAAGAAGCCCGGAAAAGAGCTTCCGGGCTTGGGGTAAATAGATGATGGCGTGGAAGCAGTTGGCCCGATTAGTGGCGCGGGCCCCGGGTTTTCAGCTGAGTCGTTTGCTCCTTGGCCGGCGTGACCACCACCGTCTTGGTAGCGGCCGGTACCGTTTGCTGCACCTGCGGCGCCTGGCGCTGGACCAGTTCGTGCGCGGCGGGGCGCACCTCGATGCAGGCCTTAGCGGCATTTACCTGCACGGTACCGTGAAACTGCCGGCCACCATCGCCGCTGGCCATGCCAGCCAGGGCCACAACTTTGCCCTCGCGCAGGTCGTGGCTCTGCTCGGGCGTGAGCTTAACGCCAGCAATGGTATCGTGCAGCGTCACCTTGTCCTCGGGCAGAATCACTACTTTGTTCATGGCCTTATCCACGGCCACGTAGCCGTTGTAGGCGCGGCCCTGCTCGTCCTTGAGGCCGCGCAGCAGGCCGGCGTTGCCTTCCGTCTCCAGTCGCTGCCGCTGCTCGGGCGTGAATGGCAGCCCGCCAATCTCGTTGGGAATCACCAGCCGAGCCTGGGGTAACTCCATTTTCAGGGTGGCCGTGCCGTCGGCTTCGCGGCATAGCACCATCTTACCCGCAAACCGAACGGGGTCCTGATCCGGCCGGCTCGTTACCTGCATGGCCAGCAGGTCGGTTTGCTGGCCACTCAGCAGCTTTTCCAGCTGCCCGCTCTGCTCCAGCGTCTGCAGGGTTAGGCCCAGCGAAGCCAGCACCTGCTGCGGCACTTCGCTGGCCTGAAACGGCGGGGCGACGGGGGCCGGCGGGGCTACTACCTCGGCCGGGGCCGGCTTACTGGGGTCGGCGACAGCCACCGCGCGTGCCGTTGGGTCGGTCGGCGCCTGGTCGAGCAGAACTTCCACTTGGGCAGTGCCCGCCTTGCGGAGCAGGCGCGCCTGCAAATCCTGGCGGGTTTGCTCATAGTCCACTTCCAGGTGCTGCCTAGTTTTCGGGCCGCCGTTCAGGTGGGCGTAGAAGTTCTTGAGAAAAGCCGACGCCGGGTTGCCGCTGGTGTCGATGTCAAAAATGCTTTTCCCGTCGCGCAGCACCTGCTCGGTGGTCTTGCCCTGCTGCTGGGCCAGCTGCTGCACGCGCTGCTCGGCTGCGGCCTGCTGCCCCTGCTCCGGGACGGTTAGCGCGTGTCGGGGTACGGCCGCGAGCTGAGCGCTCAGCGCGTCCCACTGCCCGGCGCCGAATGCCTCCCGCACCTGCTTGCTGCGCGGGGGCTCGTAGCCGTCGTCGTAGCCCGCTTCCTGCCGGCGGGCGGCCGCCTGTTCCGGCTTTTCTACCACGGCCACGCCATTCCCTATCTGCCGGAAGCCCTGTAACGTCGCCTCCAGCTGGCCCAGTTTGTTGGATTCGGGGTCGTAGCTGACCGCAAAGCCCCCCATGAGCTTGCCCGCCGGATTGCGCTCGAACTGCAGCGTGCCCACGGCCACGCCGGCCTCCCGCAACTGGTCGAGGTAAGCGCGCATTTCCAGCAGCGGGGCCACCTCGTCGCCCTTCTGCTGCCAGGTGATGCGCAATTCGCCCACGGGCGCCGCAGCCACTGCATCGGTAGCAAGGTCGGCGGTGGGAGTTTCCTGCCCCTCCCCTACCGGTGTGGCCTGCGCCTCCGGGGCCTTGCTTGGCTGCTCATCGGGTGTCAAGGTCGTAGGGGCTTTATCACCGGCCGGCGCAACGCCTGGAGGTAGAGCCGCTTCGTCGGCTTGGGGTATGGGTTGCGGCGACGTTTGGGCATGCCCGGTAGTCAACGACTCGTCTGCTTCGCCGGCCTTTATCTGGTGCACCGGCGCTGGGGTCATCTCGTCATCTTGTTCAGCCATTGGAAAGTGGAATAGATGAAGGAAAAAGCCACCCTGACCGCTCAGCACGGGGCTGGGCAGCCCGGAATTTGACTAGTGCAAACCTATCGGCCACCACTAGGCGCGGAGCAGAAACTTGACGAGTGGTCGGAAATAGGAGGTGAGGTGCCGGCCGGGTACACGAACGGCGCGCTTGCTACCGGAATACTTGTCTTATTTTAGCTTTTGCTTAAATTCGCAAGCATTACCTTTGCTTAGAACGCTTTTTTTATGATGAATACAACCTGCATCCGGGTCTATGCCGATGGAGACTATCTCCAACAGTGCCAAGGCCGACTGGCAGACGTGGATTCCTCTTTGCAAATAATGGCCACCGTATTGGCCCTGACCGGCAACGAGGTAAGGCTCCGAATCCTTTACCTGTTGGCCACCGAGCAGCAGCTCTGCGTGTGCGACATTGCCGACATATTGCGCATGACGGTATCGGCTGTTTCACAACACCTGCGCAAGCTCAAGGACGGGGACGTGCTGCAAGCCCGGAAAGTAGGTCAGACGGTTTTTTACGCACTGAGTCCTACCCACGCCCCAGTAGTGCAGCCGCTGCTGGCGGGACTTATTGCCTCATCGACTTCTGCTCCGACTTTATGAGCAAGACCAACCAATCCTTACTGGGCACTGGCCTTCTCGCGGCCTTGGCAGCCTCTCTGTGCTGCATCACTCCCTTGCTGGCCGTAGTCGGCGGCTTGGGTGCCTCGGCCGCATCCTTTTCTTGGCTCGCTCCCTTTCGCCCATTTCTGGTGGCGTTGACGGTCGGTGTATTAGCCTTTGCGTGGTATCAGGCGCTGAAGCCAGCTGGTATAGAGGATGATTGCGGCTGCGCGGTCAGCTCCCAAAAGCCGGTTCTGCAGTCTAAAGCCTTTCTGGGCTTCGTCACGGTGCTGGCTACGGTTCTGCTAGCTTTCCCCTACTACGGAACCTACCTGCAGCCCCAAGCAGCCGTGGCTCCTACTTCTCCAGCCTCAACGGCAGAATCGCCGGTATGGCAAACTGCATCTTACCGAATTAAAGGTATGACCTGCGAAGCCTGTGCCCGGCACGTGGAACAGGCCGTGCAACGATTACCAGGAGTTCAGTCCGTCACGGTATCCTATGACCAAGCCACTGCCTTGGTGCGGTTTGACGCAACCAAAAGCCCGGTCGCGCAGGTACAGCAGGCCATCAATGGCACCGGCTACCATATCGTACCCAGCCGCTAATCTTTCGATTTACCAATGAAACCCCTCCAGCTAACATCCACGCTTACCTGCCCGGTTTGCGCCCATCAGCAGTCTGAGCAGATGCCCACTGATGCTTGTCAGTATTTCTACGAGTGTCCCAGTTGTCACACCATTCTCAAGCCGCTGGCCGGTCACTGCTGCGTATACTGCTCCTACGGCACGGTGCCCTGCCCGCCCATGCAGCAACCAGGCACTAGTAGCTGCTGCGGCTAGTCCTAGCTTGCACTACTGCTCGGCCTTTTCCTTAATCAGGTGGCGCAGTGCCGGGTCCTGCTTGATGCGGGTCAGCTCGCGGGCGCACAGCTCTTTCACGTCCGTTTTCACCCGGTTGAAGTTGGCCTTAATCATCTCCTCGGCTTCGTCCTTGCCCGTAGCCGGATTGATGAAGCTGGTAATATCAGGAATGGGCTGGTAGCCGCTGGCCTCTGCCGCCACCGCCTTCACATCTACCTGGATGCGGGCATGAAACACCTTCTGCTCGATTTCTTCGCCGAAGTTATCGGCCACGGCTCCCACGAAGTTGCCCTGGGTGAGGTTGGCAATCGTGCTGGCCGGAATCATACTGTCCATCTGCGTGGAAAGGCTGGTGCTCGTCTCGCGCATGTTGATGCTCAGGCTCTGGCGCCGCTGCAGAATCTTGCCGAACCGCTCGCTCAGCCACTTCCCGCTGTTGCCCGACACCTGCCCGCTGAACACGTTACCCACCGTGTTCTTGATGACCTCGGCCTCCTTCTGCCCGTAGTCGCGCTCCAGCTGCGAGAAGTCCTGGAAGCCCAGGCAGGTGCTCACCTTGTTGCTACGGGCCGTGGCAATGAGGTTATCAAGGCCCTTGAAGTAAATGGTGGGCAGCTCGTCAATGATAAGCGACGACTTACGCTTGCCCTTCTGGTTGACCAGCTTCACCAGCCGGGCGTTGTAGAGGCCCAGCGCGGCCCCGTAAATAGCCTGGCGCTCGGGGTTGTTGCCCACACATAACACCTTGGGCTCCTCGTTACTGTTAATGTCGAGCGTAAAGTCGTTGCCCGACATCACCCAGTAGAGTTGCGGTGAAGCCAGCCGGCTCAGCGGAATCCGGGCCGAGGCAATTTGCCCTTCCAGCTGCTCAATGGCGTCCTTCTGAAAGGCCGACACGAAAGGCTTTACCAGGTTCTCAATCTCCGGGTACGAGGCCAGTACCGGGAAAATCTCCTCGTAGTCGCGGCTCAAAAACTCGATGACGTGGGGGAAGGTGCAGTACTTACCCTTCTCAAACAGCTTCAGAAACCAGATGATGGCCGCCACGAAGTTGATGGGCGACTCCACGAAAAAGTCTCCCTGCTTCTGAATCCAGCTCTTGTTCAGGTT belongs to Hymenobacter oligotrophus and includes:
- a CDS encoding YidH family protein, which produces MPVLSPSPPNYDQQGLAAARTRMANERTFLTYMRTSLAMLGFGLALIQLHPVRAGSLGYWAVGAAGVVLLTGWLRFRMRQREIEECRIAVNASETSLPPH
- a CDS encoding toprim domain-containing protein — its product is MAEPAARGPARHGARGQRVGPRYAVLRAAAPQESALYASTAGTLTQNKIFELKRLLREEQIPAIRAAFDNDTQGHHFDMRLLAGLASDQNPMKVVREHEHQLTVEIVAPQPAGVQALSRQLQAYNEQTRQQFSQANGAPGTPATSPTLRDELIHSQKLGAHTYQFHLPMSAGALHAFNQAASQTLAFEHRVELVKSQGKDWNQDLKQDQLQQVVRRELGEVDEDQYGFGQQHWDNPEISGSGKIAQLHQAQAEARTQGERLLVVELRESRDEAALLPALRENLERIGLHIDHATRHSPGAAREILTELTLRYPVQSPELPAISDALDALGQNPQVTVVESGQDAVERRQLAAVREQERQAGPRCGPVTPPPVTRPVRTSSRRRGK
- a CDS encoding DUF3945 domain-containing protein, which gives rise to MAEQDDEMTPAPVHQIKAGEADESLTTGHAQTSPQPIPQADEAALPPGVAPAGDKAPTTLTPDEQPSKAPEAQATPVGEGQETPTADLATDAVAAAPVGELRITWQQKGDEVAPLLEMRAYLDQLREAGVAVGTLQFERNPAGKLMGGFAVSYDPESNKLGQLEATLQGFRQIGNGVAVVEKPEQAAARRQEAGYDDGYEPPRSKQVREAFGAGQWDALSAQLAAVPRHALTVPEQGQQAAAEQRVQQLAQQQGKTTEQVLRDGKSIFDIDTSGNPASAFLKNFYAHLNGGPKTRQHLEVDYEQTRQDLQARLLRKAGTAQVEVLLDQAPTDPTARAVAVADPSKPAPAEVVAPPAPVAPPFQASEVPQQVLASLGLTLQTLEQSGQLEKLLSGQQTDLLAMQVTSRPDQDPVRFAGKMVLCREADGTATLKMELPQARLVIPNEIGGLPFTPEQRQRLETEGNAGLLRGLKDEQGRAYNGYVAVDKAMNKVVILPEDKVTLHDTIAGVKLTPEQSHDLREGKVVALAGMASGDGGRQFHGTVQVNAAKACIEVRPAAHELVQRQAPQVQQTVPAATKTVVVTPAKEQTTQLKTRGPRH
- a CDS encoding ArsR/SmtB family transcription factor, producing MDSSLQIMATVLALTGNEVRLRILYLLATEQQLCVCDIADILRMTVSAVSQHLRKLKDGDVLQARKVGQTVFYALSPTHAPVVQPLLAGLIASSTSAPTL
- the merTP gene encoding mercuric transport protein MerTP; this encodes MSKTNQSLLGTGLLAALAASLCCITPLLAVVGGLGASAASFSWLAPFRPFLVALTVGVLAFAWYQALKPAGIEDDCGCAVSSQKPVLQSKAFLGFVTVLATVLLAFPYYGTYLQPQAAVAPTSPASTAESPVWQTASYRIKGMTCEACARHVEQAVQRLPGVQSVTVSYDQATALVRFDATKSPVAQVQQAINGTGYHIVPSR
- a CDS encoding GDCCVxC domain-containing (seleno)protein; amino-acid sequence: MKPLQLTSTLTCPVCAHQQSEQMPTDACQYFYECPSCHTILKPLAGHCCVYCSYGTVPCPPMQQPGTSSCCG
- the mobC gene encoding conjugal transfer protein MobC, encoding MEDEKGLRKIMEFMRLFAIGLLAVNIYYYCFGYFRSLGWTTGVVEHLLESFTRNTFLFKSSWVSKILAVVFLLLSCLGTRGRANQELKGRTVAGSAALGLVLLFGADAVRGLTLGAGSTTVLYAGLLTAGFLLLLSAGAWLSRLFNNDLLKDIFNKENESFPQEERLMENEYSVNLRTEYWLRGKKHRGWLNVVNPFRATMVLGTPGSGKSFAIINEFIRQHLQKGFCMYIYDYKFDDLSRICYNTLLRHQDKFDRPVGFYVINFDNPRKSHRCNPLLPELMTDIVDAYESASTIMLNLNKSWIQKQGDFFVESPINFVAAIIWFLKLFEKGKYCTFPHVIEFLSRDYEEIFPVLASYPEIENLVKPFVSAFQKDAIEQLEGQIASARIPLSRLASPQLYWVMSGNDFTLDINSNEEPKVLCVGNNPERQAIYGAALGLYNARLVKLVNQKGKRKSSLIIDELPTIYFKGLDNLIATARSNKVSTCLGFQDFSQLERDYGQKEAEVIKNTVGNVFSGQVSGNSGKWLSERFGKILQRRQSLSINMRETSTSLSTQMDSMIPASTIANLTQGNFVGAVADNFGEEIEQKVFHARIQVDVKAVAAEASGYQPIPDITSFINPATGKDEAEEMIKANFNRVKTDVKELCARELTRIKQDPALRHLIKEKAEQ